Within Candidatus Palauibacter australiensis, the genomic segment TGGAAATCCAGCGCGCCAAGCCTCTGTTGGTGCGCCTGTATCTTGCCGGGGCGGCCGGTCTCGTCCTGTTCTACATCTTCGGACGGGCCACCGACGAGAACGTTCTGGCGGTCGTCATGGGAGTGACGCTGGGATCGCTTGTGGTGGTGCCCTTCGCCGTCATGCGAGACAGGCTCGATGGGACATTGGAGTTTCTGCTGTCCCTTCCGGTGACCGTATCCGATCTCGTTGCGGCCCGTTTCCTTGCGGCGGCTGCGGGGTTGTTGCCCGGCGTGATCGCCACCGGCGTGACGCTCATGCTGGTCGAGCCGCCCGCCGAGTGGGGGGTGCTCGTGGGGGTGGCGCCGTTTCAGATCGCGCTGGGGTACTGGGCGCTGCTCACGCTTGCGGCTTGGTGCCTGACGGCCGCTGCGGCTTGCGAACTGACCAGACTCATCACTTGGTCGATCGCAGCGATGGTTGTTCTTGTGGGTTGGGTCGCCCCGCGGGTGCTCGGCCTACTGCAACGCGAAGGCATCGGCGCCGCACTCCGGTCATTCCTGGAGCATCCCTACGCCCCCATCGCCATTGGAGCGGTCACGCTGGCCATCTTCACGGCGCTCGCCGCCGCCGCCTTCGGTATCGCTCAGCGGGGCGTGGCACGCTATCCGTCTCGGCCCGAGAAACCTCTCTGACCAGACGGCCCACCACCACGGGCCGGATCCGCTTTGCGGATGCGATACCTGAGGATCGTGCGGTATTCGTCGGGATCCCCCGGGCCGGCCATGGTCGGCCCGACGATGTACTCCTCCTCGTGTCCGCCGAACGTCTCGTAGCCCTCTGCCTCGACGAACGCTTTGAGGCGCTTGATCGTCGGCTGCTCGGCATCGTAGCGGCCGATGTGGAGGATCTCGGCGATGGTTCCGTATTCCCACGTCGTGATCGAGGCCGTCACGCCGTCCGGCGGCGTGTGCTCCGGCAGCGATTCCACGGCCTCGGGGACAGGTAGCGCGTACCGGCCGACCCATTCGCTCCTCGGAATCTCGTCCAGCCCCTCCTGCCAGCGCGCGCGGACGACCGGTGGCGAGAAGCCGGTCGCCGCCCCGCTCGAGAAGTAGAGCTGGAACAGGAGTCCGAACGCCGCACTACCGATCTCGTCCGGATCGCCGATGGCCCGCACCTCCAGCACCCGCTCGTCAGCCCGCTCCACGATCCGCGGCTCGACCAGGTGCTCGAACGCGACCGGATCGACCTCCTGCCCGCCGAGTTCGACCGCAGCGACTGCCGCACCAAGGGACCATGCCAGGAGCCCGGGCGCCCACCGCAGCACACCAGGGGTGCGACGGGTCACGGCAGGTCCAGAATCGGGATACCCATGGCTTCTGCTGCGCTCGCCATACGGCGATCGTAGCTGGCAAGTTCGACGGCTTGGCCACGCCCCCGCAGGAACTCCAGCGACGCCAGGTGAAGCCCATCCAGTGTCCGGACGGGAACCGGGAACGCGTCGAGCGCCCGGGCCAGTACGGGTGGCGCCAGCTCGACCAGCGAGATTCGAGCGATGAGCGAGTGTGCCGCCTCCGACCGCGATGACGCCAACTCGCGGGCGTGCAACCGCGTCCACATCTCGTACTCCAACAGACGACTGGAAACGAGCGTGTCGGTCCAGAACGAGGTCGGCGGACGGCGGTCTTCCGCGAGCAGGTGGGCCAAGGCGACGGAAGTGTCGACGTAGATCACCGGTCGCTTCGGTCACCTTCCAGTTCACCAAGCAACTCGGACAGCGTGGCCACCGGCGGCCCGCCTCGGGGAGGCTCGGAACCGGGAGCGAGAGCCGGCGTCAGCCAGCCATTCCGCACCGCATCGGCGAGCATGGCGTCGGCCAGGATCGGACTCCTCGCTTCCCGCGGAGGACCGATCTCGGCCACGACCCGGTCGCGGTCGGTGACGAGTACGGTCTCACCTGCCGTGGCGAGACGTACGTACTCGCTCAGCTTGCTGTTCAGCGTCTTGATGCCTACGGATCTCATGCCACTGTAAGTAGCTACCGGTAGCTACCTACGTCAAGTGGTAGCGTTCGCTTCGAGCCGGACGGCCCACCAGACGGCGGCGACGGCGGCGGCGCTGGCGAGAAGGTGGAGGGCGAGGCCGATCTGCTCGGCGGACTCCAGGGCGCCGGCGCGCTCAAGCAGCAGGCGCCAGTTGTTCGAGTGATCGCCGATCAGGGGGAGGGCGAGGCGGTTCGCGGCGGCCATCGACTCCGCCGCGTACATGAGGCTCTCGGCCGACCACAGGGCGCCCACCGCCGCGGGGATCGCCTCCCCCCGCCGCCACAGCCGGAACGTGATGTAGAGGGGTACGGCGAGCTGAAGCAGCGGGCCGGCCAGCACGGCGAGCGTTTCGCCGCCGGCCGAAAGCCGGGCCAGCGGCGAGAAGACGACGCGGCCCGCCTCGTGGATGAGGAGGTTGATCCCGTCCACCCAGTGGTAGCGGTAGAAGAAGACGAGCCACGCCGTGTACACGCACATGACGACGAGCCCCACCCGCCGGGGCCCGATCGTCTTCCAGAGGTACGAGAGGAGCTTCACGCGGAACTACCCGCCGGCACCTACCCGTTCGGCGGCCAGTCCGGGAGCGCGCGGCCCGTCGTCCACGGCACCCCGGCCGCCTCCAGCCGCGCCTCCAGCGCCGGCAGATCCGTTTCGATGAGCTGGCTCATGTCGGGATACAGCGCCGTGAAGGCATCGTTCGCGATCCCGTACTGCTCGCGGTGCGTCTGCGTGGGGCCGTGCAGACCGTTCCAGTGGCCGCGCACGACCTGGTTCACGCGGGCCACGATCCCCGGCATCTCCGGCTCGGCGCGGGAGGCCCGCGTGCGGGAGCCGTTCAGCGTCTCCTGCAGGTCGAGGAGCCGCAGCTCCAGCGCGCGGGCCTCCTGCCGGAGGGCCGGGTCGGCCGACGGCCAGCGGTCCAGGGCCTGCTTCATGGCCGAGATGCGGGCCATCGCGGCCCCCGCCACCCGCTGCGTCCCGGAGACGGCGCGGAGCAGCTCCCCGGTCTGTCGCTGGAAGGCGAGCACCGCCGCCCGGTCCTGGAGCGGGATCGCCGAGCCCCCCATGGGCGCGATCTCGAACGGCACCGGCCCGGCCAGCTCGGTCACCTCGCCGTCCACGCGTTGCGAGAGCGACACCGTGTAGCTCCCCGGCAGCGCCATGGGCCCGTTGCCGCCCCCGCCCCCGAACCCGCCGAAGCCGAAGCCGCCCCCGCCGCCCCCCGTGACCGGGTTGTAGCCCGGGTACCGGTAGTTCCACGTCGCCCGGCGCATGCCCTGCGAAGCCGAGCCGTTCACCGTGTTCACGACGTTCCCGTCCCCGTCCCGGATCGTGAGGAACACCCGCGGCGCCTCCTCCCGGTCCTCCGCCTCCAGTTCCTCCCACGTCGGGTACGGCGTGTCTTCCCCCTGCCGCTGCAACCGCCGTTCCTCCGCCCGCCGCGCCGCCTCCCGCGTGCGCAGCGTCTCGCCGACGTAGTAGGTGAACGTGACCCCGAAAGCCGGGTTGTCCGCCGTGTAGAAGCTCGACCCGCTCGTCCCGCCCGGACTCCAGCGCAGGTACATCTCCCCGTCCTTCACCTCGAAGATGTGCCCGTCCGAGGCGAGGATCTCGTCCGACCGCGCCGCCAGTTCCCGGAGCGGCGTGTAGTCGTCGACCACGTAGAACGAGCGCCCGAAGGTCGCCGCGACGAGGTCATCCTCCCGCTTCTGGATCTCCAGTTCGCGCACCGGGATCGTCGGCAGGCCCGTCCCCAGTTCCATCCACGACTCGCCGCCGTTCACCGACGTGAAGGCCGAGAACTCCGTCCCCAGGAACAGCAGGTTCGGCTCCACGTGGTCCTGCACGATGGAGAAGGCGGGGCCGTTCTCCGGGAGGTCCCCCGAGATCGAGGTCCACGTCACCCCGCGGTCCGTCGACTTGAGCACGTAGGGCCGGAAGTCGCCCCGCTTGAAGTTGTTGATGACGGCGAACACGGTGTTCGGATCGTGCAGCGACGCCTCCACGTCGTGCACGAAGCTCGTGTCCGGCACCCCCGGAAAGCTCTCCACCGCGCGCCAGTTCTCGCCCCCGTCCTCCGTCACCTGCACGAGCCCGTCGTCCGTGCCCGCGTAGATGAGCCCCTCCACGAAGGGAGACTCGGAGACCGCCACGATGTGCCCGAACACCGACGTCGAGCGGTTCTTGCCCACGGCGTCCACGCTCCACACCCGCCCCATCACCTCGAGCTGGTTGCGGTCGAGGTTGCGCGTGAGGTCGCCCGAGATCGGCCGCCAGGTCGAGGCCTGGTCGTCCGACTGGAAGAGGATCTGGGCCCCGTAGTAGAGACGGTGGTTGTCGTGCGGCGACATGTGGAGCGCCGCGTCCCAGTACCAGCGCAGCGGCGGCCCGTCCGCGTCTTCCTGCGGCTGGATGTCGAGCCGTTCCTTCGACACGCGGTCAAAGCGCGACAGCACGCCGTTCTGGAGCTGGGAGTAGATGATGTCCGGGTTCTCGGGGTCGATGACGGGGTCGAAGCCGTCGCCCCCCAGCGTCACGTACCAGTCCGAGTTCCGGATCCCCGCGTTGTCGGCCGTCTGCGCGGGACCGCCGAGCGTGTTGTTGTCCTGCGTCCCCCCGTACACGTAGTAGAACGGCTCGTCGTTCGAGGTCGCGACCTTGTAGAACTGGGTGAGCGGCAGGTTGGAGAAGAAGTGCCAGCTCTCCCCGAAGTCCCGCGTCTCGTACAGACCCCCGTCGTTGCCGAGGATGATGTGCTCCGGGTCGTCAGGGTCGAACACGATCGCGTGATGGTCCACGTGGACGCCCTGCGTCGGGAGCCGCTCCCACGTCTCCCCGCCGTCCTCCGACATCTCGACGAAGGTGTCGAGCGAGTAGATGCGGTCGAAGCGGTGCGGGTCCGCGTACAGTTCGTGGTAGTACATGGCCGCGCCCGACTGGTAGCGCGACGTCCGCGACCAGTTCTCTCCCATGTTCTCCGAGCGGAAGGTGCCCCCGGCGTCGCCGCTCGCCTCCACGATCGCGTAGAGGACGTCCGGGTTCTGCGGCGAGATCGCGAACCCGATGCGCCCCTTGTCCCCCGACGGGAGCCCGCGGTTGATCTCGCGCCACGAGTTCCCGCCGTCCGTCGATTTGTGGATCCCCGAGCCCGGCCCGCCGTCGATCATCGTCCACTGGTGCCGCCGCCGCTGCCACGACGTCGCGTACATCACGTCCGGGTTCCGCGGGTCGAAGTAGACCTCGTTCACGCCCGTGTGCTCGTCGATCTCGAGCACCCGTTCCCACGTCTCGCCCCCGTCCGTCGTCCGGTACAGCCCGCGCTCGCCG encodes:
- a CDS encoding GyrI-like domain-containing protein, which translates into the protein MTRRTPGVLRWAPGLLAWSLGAAVAAVELGGQEVDPVAFEHLVEPRIVERADERVLEVRAIGDPDEIGSAAFGLLFQLYFSSGAATGFSPPVVRARWQEGLDEIPRSEWVGRYALPVPEAVESLPEHTPPDGVTASITTWEYGTIAEILHIGRYDAEQPTIKRLKAFVEAEGYETFGGHEEEYIVGPTMAGPGDPDEYRTILRYRIRKADPARGGGPSGQRGFSGRDG
- a CDS encoding PIN domain-containing protein; amino-acid sequence: MIYVDTSVALAHLLAEDRRPPTSFWTDTLVSSRLLEYEMWTRLHARELASSRSEAAHSLIARISLVELAPPVLARALDAFPVPVRTLDGLHLASLEFLRGRGQAVELASYDRRMASAAEAMGIPILDLP
- a CDS encoding prevent-host-death protein, with translation MRSVGIKTLNSKLSEYVRLATAGETVLVTDRDRVVAEIGPPREARSPILADAMLADAVRNGWLTPALAPGSEPPRGGPPVATLSELLGELEGDRSDR
- a CDS encoding glycosyl hydrolase, with protein sequence MIDFERLHANPYARRGAISRFPALLLAGMASLGALGVLGTPGALAAQEGEDDEDGAPELNAGFISGIRWRSIGPALASGRIADIAVDPTDRSVWYVAASSGNVWKTTNAGTTWTPIFDDYGSYSIGAIALDPNDHLTLWVGTGENNGQRSVGYGDGVYKSIDGGRSFRNMGLETSEHIGKIQIHPDDSDVVFVAAQGPLWNAGGERGLYRTTDGGETWERVLEIDEHTGVNEVYFDPRNPDVMYATSWQRRRHQWTMIDGGPGSGIHKSTDGGNSWREINRGLPSGDKGRIGFAISPQNPDVLYAIVEASGDAGGTFRSENMGENWSRTSRYQSGAAMYYHELYADPHRFDRIYSLDTFVEMSEDGGETWERLPTQGVHVDHHAIVFDPDDPEHIILGNDGGLYETRDFGESWHFFSNLPLTQFYKVATSNDEPFYYVYGGTQDNNTLGGPAQTADNAGIRNSDWYVTLGGDGFDPVIDPENPDIIYSQLQNGVLSRFDRVSKERLDIQPQEDADGPPLRWYWDAALHMSPHDNHRLYYGAQILFQSDDQASTWRPISGDLTRNLDRNQLEVMGRVWSVDAVGKNRSTSVFGHIVAVSESPFVEGLIYAGTDDGLVQVTEDGGENWRAVESFPGVPDTSFVHDVEASLHDPNTVFAVINNFKRGDFRPYVLKSTDRGVTWTSISGDLPENGPAFSIVQDHVEPNLLFLGTEFSAFTSVNGGESWMELGTGLPTIPVRELEIQKREDDLVAATFGRSFYVVDDYTPLRELAARSDEILASDGHIFEVKDGEMYLRWSPGGTSGSSFYTADNPAFGVTFTYYVGETLRTREAARRAEERRLQRQGEDTPYPTWEELEAEDREEAPRVFLTIRDGDGNVVNTVNGSASQGMRRATWNYRYPGYNPVTGGGGGGFGFGGFGGGGGNGPMALPGSYTVSLSQRVDGEVTELAGPVPFEIAPMGGSAIPLQDRAAVLAFQRQTGELLRAVSGTQRVAGAAMARISAMKQALDRWPSADPALRQEARALELRLLDLQETLNGSRTRASRAEPEMPGIVARVNQVVRGHWNGLHGPTQTHREQYGIANDAFTALYPDMSQLIETDLPALEARLEAAGVPWTTGRALPDWPPNG